The following proteins are co-located in the Castor canadensis chromosome 5, mCasCan1.hap1v2, whole genome shotgun sequence genome:
- the Zswim3 gene encoding zinc finger SWIM domain-containing protein 3 yields MELGSCFKTYEDFKECFSAYKKENRCSFILRDCVSVRFHNLNHGTSIREDILYVQVKFVCIRTQSNRKRTREADTCPAYLLLRYDERLDRLFISELNTQHIHVDSKTAGPRGDPAGKTQKTMCLHKFQPVQSTIKKDLDTDEKFPIELSFCLDKGQVPSKPEQESITPSDLAKIAQVMKNFLKVDEGSMASFSVGTSHDLDRLSFQSSKMRDLFIRFPENLLLHRVENTQGHILYAFLVENKEREGRVVHFSVLKAETATSVAKMLSIFTEFNSDWSKVKVVFVDPSFPHRDTLQEIFPAARILLSIYHTTRLLEKKLHRSSANASFKRLMKEALREAVFVTSDASLKTLCQMSQALLDEDLFSFLQAHWFSCGLLWYMHVRKGLHACNTYMDSLDIVTSKVSSLFREQQSLLDCILCFVDYIDFFNTKGLKNLPTAPPKLKRTRPPSMPARAKKPFGICGGSLASLPAEKVKPDSQQVPLQQQPQGQPSQGGMLDTLHQSGSELAYKLCHNEWEVVQNSTHLVDLAGSAVAVQLLEDSHQVSKDGSSCSCSFQQWYHLPCRHILALLHTSQQPVGEAMVCRRWQKKYQHLLGPNGELQDRSVIPNTDQPEKQGQNHMIQDLSRELANLLMQTEGPELEERFSTLRKIVDIWADPCRPSASSQQSEDFKDVGSLPFLWGKQEEGEEHPLAEAMIHD; encoded by the coding sequence ATATGTGCAGGTGAAATTTGTCTGTATTCGGACCCAGTCAAACAGGAAGAGAACACGGGAGGCAGACACGTGCCCAGCATACTTGCTTCTAAGGTACGACGAGAGACTAGATAGACTATTCATCAGTGAACTAAATACCCAGCACATACATGTTGATTCCAAGACTGCTGGTCCTAGAGGAGACCCTGCTGGCAAAACTCAAAAGACAATGTGCCTGCATAAATTCCAGCCAGTGCAGTCCACAATCAAGAAAGACCTTGACACAGATGAGAAGTTCCCAATAGAACTATCATTTTGCCTAGATAAGGGACAAGTACCCTCAAAACCAGAGCAGGAGAGCATCACTCCTTCTGACCTGGCCAAGATCGCACAAGTGatgaagaactttctcaaggtaGACGAGGGTTCCATGGCCTCCTTCAGTGTGGGCACCAGCCACGACCTGGACCGGCTCAGCTTCCAGAGCAGCAAGATGAGAGACCTCTTCATCCGATTCCCAGAGAACCTCCTGCTGCATCGGGTAGAGAACACCCAGGGTCACATCCTCTACGCCTTTTTGGTGGAGAACAAGGAACGAGAGGGTCGGGTGGTACACTTCTCTGTGCTCAAGGCAGAGACAGCCACCTCTGTGGCCAAGATGCTGAGCATCTTTACAGAGTTTAATTCTGAttggtccaaggtcaaggtggtCTTTGTGGACCCTTCCTTCCCTCACCGAGACACTCTGCAGGAGATCTTCCCTGCTGCCCGTATCCTCCTTTCCATCTACCACACAACCCGGCTCCTGGAGAAGAAGTTACATCGGAGTTCAGCAAATGCATCTTTTAAAAGGCTCATGAAGGAAGCTCTTCGGGAGGCTGTGTTTGTCACTTCTGATGCAAGTCTGAAAACTCTCTGTCAGATGTCCCAAGCTCTGTTGGATGAGGATCTCTTCAGCTTCCTGCAGGCCCACTGGTTCTCCTGTGGACTGCTGTGGTACATGCACGTCAGGAAGGGCTTGCATGCATGTAACACCTACATGGACAGCCTGGACATTGTCACCAGCAAAGTGTCAAGCCTCTTTCGGGAACAGCAGTCCTTACTAGACTGCATCCTTTGCTTTGTGGATTACATAGACTTCTTTAATACCAAAGGCTTGAAGAACTTACCCACAGCTCCTCCCAAGTTAAAGAGGACCCGGCCTCCAAGCATGCCAGCAAGGGCCAAGAAACCTTTCGGAATCTGTGGCGGGAGCCTTGCCAGCCTCCCTGCGGAAAAGGTAAAGCCAGACTCACAGCAGGTTCCATTGCAGCAGCAGCCCCAGGGACAGCCCTCTCAGGGAGGCATGCTAGACACCTTGCACCAAAGTGGCTCTGAGCTAGCCTACAAGCTGTGTCACAATGAGTGGGAGGTGGTACAGAATTCCACCCACCTGGTGGACCTGGCAGGTTCTGCAGTGGCCGTTCAGCTGCTAGAAGATTCTCACCAGGTGAGCAAAGATGGCTCTAGCTGCAGCTGCTCTTTTCAACAATGGTACCACCTGCCATGCCGGCACATTTTGGCCCTGCTGCATACCAGTCAGCAGCCAGTAGGTGAGGCTATGGTGTGCCGGCGGTGGCAGAAGAAGTATCAGCACCTTCTTGGGCCTAATGGGGAACTCCAGGACCGTAGTGTGATCCCAAATACAGACCAGCCTGAAAAACAAGGTCAGAACCACATGATTCAGGACCTAAGCAGGGAGCTAGCAAACCTGCTAATGCAGACTGAGGGGCCCGAGCTGGAGGAGCGCTTTTCTACCCTGCGCAAGATTGTGGACATCTGGGCGGACCCATGTCGTCCATCTGCGTCCAGCCAGCAATCAGAAGACTTCAAGGATGTGGGCAGCCTCCCTTTCCTCTGGGGAaagcaggaggaaggggaggaacaCCCTCTTGCTGAAGccatgattcatgattga
- the Zswim1 gene encoding zinc finger SWIM domain-containing protein 1 has protein sequence MALTMLNGLLIKDSSPHMLLHQASKISQLDTFNYQSCFMQDIFAHFPEVLFIHRTYNPRGKVLYTFLVDGPRVQMEGPLTRAVYFAIPAKEDAEGLAQVFQVFKKFNPAWERVCTILVDPHFLVLPTLTMEFPTAEVLLSAFHICKFLQGKFYQLSLEQPVERLLLTSLQSTMCSATSGNLRKLYTLLSNCIPPARLPELHSHWLLNDRIWLAHRWRSRAQSSRYFQSLEVTTRILSQFFGTIPSEKQGMASLFRYMQQNPGDKASFSIGSPQNNRTPSDVSPESPKVEQLVEARIQHSLNAICTGPAAQLCLGEFAVVQKSMHLIGSGSEKMNIQILEDTHKVQPQPPASCSCYFNQAFHLPCRHILAMLSARRQVLQPDMLQAQWTAGCATSLDSVLGSKWSETLDKHLAVALLTEEVGRLLQHCSKEEFERRYSTLRELADSWIGPYEQVQL, from the coding sequence atgGCACTCACAATGCTGAATGGGCTTCTCATTAAGGATTCAAGCCCACATATGCTGCTGCACCAGGCTAGCAAGATTTCCCAGCTGGATACCTTCAACTACCAGAGCTGTTTTATGCAAGATATCTTTGCCCATTTTCCTGAGGTCTTATTTATCCACCGGACCTATAACCCAAGGGGTAAGGTGTTATATACCTTCCTGGTGGATGGACCTCGAGTGCAGATGGAGGGGCCTCTTACCCGTGCAGTCTACTTCGCCATCCCTGCCAAAGAGGATGCAGAAGGCTTGGCTCAGGTGTTCCAGGTGTTCAAGAAGTTTAATCCAGCATGGGAGAGAGTCTGCACCATCCTGGTGGATCCCCACTTCCTTGTGCTGCCCACCCTAACCATGGAGTTCCCCACAGCAGAGGTCTTGCTCTCAGCCTTCCACATCTGTAAGTTCCTCCAGGGCAAGTTCTATCAGCTGTCCCTCGAACAGCCTGTGGAAAGGTTGCTCCTGACCTCCCTACAGAGCACAATGTGCTCAGCCACATCAGGCAACCTAAGGAAGCTGTATACCCTCTTGAGCAACTGCATCCCCCCAGCCCGGCTGCCTGAGCTGCACTCACACTGGCTGCTCAACGACCGCATCTGGCTGGCCCACCGCTGGAGAAGCCGAGCCCAGAGCAGCCGATACTTCCAGAGCCTCGAGGTCACCACCCGCATCCTCAGTCAGTTCTTTGGCACCATACCCTCTGAGAAACAAGGAATGGCCTCTCTGTTCCGCTACATGCAGCAGAACCCTGGAGACAAAGCAAGCTTTAGCATAGGAAGTCCCCAAAACAATCGTACCCCCTCAGATGTCAGCCCTGAAAGCCCCAAAGTAGAACAGTTGGTAGAAGCTCGCATCCAACACTCTCTTAATGCCATCTGCACAGGACCAGCAGCCCAGCTCTGCCTGGGAGAGTTTGCTGTGGTCCAGAAATCCATGCACCTCATTGGCTCTGGCTCAGAAAAGATGAACATACAGATCCTAGAGGACACCCATAAGGTGCAGCCCCAGCCCCCTGCCAGCTGCAGCTGTTACTTTAACCAGGCCTTCCACCTGCCCTGCCGTCACATCCTAGCCATGCTCAGTGCCCGCCGCCAAGTGCTCCAGCCAGACATGCTGCAGGCTCAGTGGACAGCAGGTTGTGCCACCAGTTTAGACAGCGTCCTGGGCAGCAAGTGGAGTGAGACCCTGGATAAACACCTGGCAGTGGCACTTCTCACAGAGGAGGTGGGTCGACTCCTGCAGCACTGCAGCAAGGAGGAGTTTGAGCGACGGTACAGCACCTTGCGGGAATTGGCTGACAGCTGGATCGGCCCTTACGAGCAGGTGCAGCTCTAA
- the Spata25 gene encoding spermatogenesis-associated protein 25: MSYFMSPQTQRGLLPSGPGGAASAGSSVGLYSPAEPVVVASGGLGPLSQKTEQVIPAAQAWGPALAVAETRGCPGNTSWETLRRKEYSRYCPKFPTMRQPESLGWEDGCSRARAPPRPGGPSTSGPLLLWGLSPGVLPRPSEAGGKEASSQPDICILTLAMMIAGIPTVPVPGLREEDLIRAAQAFMMAHPEPESAMEGARWEQARAHAVSGQVPLVRCRRGQPPGSCL; the protein is encoded by the exons ATGTCCTATTTCATGTCTCCACAAACCCAGCGGGGTCTTCTGCCTTCTGGCCCAG GTGGGGCTGCTTCTGCTGGTTCATCCGTTGGCCTCTATAGTCCTGCAGAGCCAGTGGTGGTGGCCTCTGGTGGACTAGGCCCACTGAGCCAGAAAACCGAGCAGGTGATACCTGCTGCCCAAGCCTGGGGCCCTGCCCTGGCAGTAGCTGAAACCAGGGGCTGCCCTGGGAACACTAGCTGGGAGACACTGCGGAGAAAGGAGTACAGCCGATACTGCCCCAAATTCCCCACCATGAGGCAGCCAGAGAGCTTGGGCTGGGAGGATGGCTGCTCCAGAGCCAGGGCACCACCCCGCCCGGGTGGCCCCAGCACGTCTGGACCCCTGCTGCTGTGGGGGCTGTCACCAGGGGTTCTGCCAAGGCCTTCTGAGGCAGGGGGGAAGGAGGCCAGCTCCCAGCCTGACATCTGCATCCTCACTCTGGCCATGATGATCGCTGGCATCCCCACTGTGCCCGTCCCAGGCCTGCGGGAAGAGGACCTGATCCGGGCAGCTCAAGCTTTCATGATGGCCCATCCGGAGCCAGAGAGTGCTATGGAGGGGGCACGGTGGGAGCAGGCACGTGCCCACGCGGTCTCTGGGCAGGTGCCCCTAGTGAGATGCAGGAGGGGCCAGCCTCCTGGCTCTTGCTTGTAG